The following proteins are co-located in the Defluviitalea raffinosedens genome:
- a CDS encoding S-layer homology domain-containing protein, which produces MKKVASKTVAFLVMLAMAVTMLPTSIYASAFSDIKGHWAEETIQSWIDQGLIGGYPDGTFKPKQDITRAEFMSLVNGAFGYKEGTTINYGDVSEEAWYYQAVSVASAAGYIGGYPDNTMKPKNPITRQEVAKIVATIKGLTVDESGTNSFSDSLAMPAWSKGLIGAVVQEGFMSGYPDGSFKPSNNITRAEAVVTLNNALGAVKKEIQKESGVVYDAAGTYGSKDGIEVIENDVVVKASDVTLTDMTIKGNLTLAKEIGEGEVTLKNVKVEGTTYVYGGGENSIIIVNSTLGKVTVEKENGKIRLVVSGATTVGEVTAKSGVKLEESNLTKDGFTTVVIDASKEDQITLVGNFSEVEAASADINVNIPSGTVVNAIVLNAVANITGKGTVKEAVINVSGVKFEQEPDKLTVADNVEKPVITEKTTTGGGGGSSSSGNSDNKNPGSESNVPTIRITENTGIDSERRIISGNVIVDASNIRLINVEIRGNVIVNVPNVSIDFSDITGSLTITENAEDGWISANDLNVKGVTTIVGGGSIHFRDITTPSITVNNKDGRVSLSIAGDSKVDSIYIQSPTSIDTFALDVEAPEIVVEGTLLENEKVDFTGKFGRITVSTEAKIHLSAVTIKELVLNAVTEVSGEYEIDIEKVIVSSAADGSILGSRPKTVEGNASIAILELEADKYVDKVIIPNTIQKGENIENIVKQLKPNEIADRNITVDIIIDEQHRYYSHLENDNGTIRLKDQNIYDSSYADNPILRFTKGNITWDKEIFVTVEPQTYTARFEIKDVMTQKPLQGAEVTIDNQVYYTDKNGIVEMQLISGRKYGYTVTFPNYYAEGGSIYNTTDKEKLIFEYRSLLEKPEDIVTVNEYVYSAVYNLQDNTVIFRVDQDECLIKNNIFKPLGVNNYLVIVFDDYHYTNVADLANDILSIQYGAEVMSDVTDYVYGMTDNKVYVAVQLGTADEFEIDGGYTVEVKTSTGYGNRSIYLITQ; this is translated from the coding sequence GTGAAGAAAGTAGCAAGCAAAACAGTAGCATTCTTAGTAATGCTGGCCATGGCAGTAACTATGCTTCCTACGAGTATCTATGCCAGTGCATTTTCCGACATTAAGGGACACTGGGCAGAAGAAACCATCCAGTCATGGATTGACCAGGGTTTAATAGGGGGTTATCCGGATGGAACATTTAAACCGAAACAAGACATTACCCGTGCAGAATTCATGAGTTTAGTGAATGGAGCATTCGGGTACAAAGAAGGAACAACCATTAATTATGGAGATGTTTCTGAAGAAGCATGGTATTACCAGGCAGTATCCGTAGCGAGTGCAGCGGGATATATAGGGGGCTATCCTGACAACACCATGAAGCCAAAGAACCCTATTACTCGACAGGAAGTAGCAAAAATCGTAGCAACCATCAAAGGATTGACAGTAGATGAAAGCGGTACAAATTCCTTCAGTGATTCTCTAGCCATGCCAGCCTGGAGTAAAGGCCTAATCGGTGCAGTGGTCCAGGAAGGTTTTATGAGCGGTTATCCTGATGGAAGCTTTAAGCCCTCAAACAACATAACCCGTGCAGAAGCAGTGGTAACCTTAAACAACGCATTAGGAGCAGTAAAAAAGGAAATCCAAAAAGAATCAGGTGTTGTTTATGATGCAGCAGGTACATATGGTTCTAAAGATGGTATAGAAGTAATTGAAAATGATGTAGTAGTTAAAGCATCTGATGTTACTTTAACCGATATGACCATCAAAGGAAACTTAACTTTAGCGAAAGAAATCGGTGAAGGCGAAGTTACCTTAAAGAATGTTAAGGTTGAAGGAACCACTTATGTTTACGGTGGAGGAGAAAACAGTATCATCATTGTAAATTCTACATTAGGCAAAGTAACAGTAGAGAAAGAAAATGGCAAAATAAGATTGGTAGTAAGTGGAGCTACTACAGTAGGAGAAGTAACAGCAAAATCAGGGGTTAAATTAGAAGAAAGCAATTTAACCAAAGATGGATTTACCACAGTAGTTATAGATGCTTCCAAAGAAGATCAAATCACATTAGTAGGTAACTTTAGTGAAGTAGAAGCAGCTTCAGCAGATATAAACGTTAATATACCTTCAGGAACAGTAGTGAACGCAATTGTATTGAATGCAGTAGCAAATATAACAGGAAAAGGTACAGTAAAAGAAGCAGTCATCAACGTTAGCGGTGTTAAATTCGAACAAGAACCTGATAAGCTGACCGTTGCAGATAATGTTGAAAAGCCTGTAATTACAGAAAAGACAACTACAGGCGGTGGCGGTGGAAGCTCCAGCAGTGGAAATTCCGACAATAAAAACCCTGGAAGTGAAAGCAATGTACCTACGATAAGAATTACAGAAAATACTGGAATAGACTCAGAAAGAAGGATCATATCCGGGAACGTAATCGTTGATGCTTCTAACATAAGATTAATAAATGTAGAGATTCGAGGAAACGTAATCGTTAATGTACCTAATGTGTCCATAGATTTTTCAGATATTACAGGTAGTTTAACCATTACAGAAAATGCTGAAGATGGATGGATATCTGCTAATGATTTAAATGTTAAAGGCGTAACAACCATTGTCGGTGGAGGTAGTATTCATTTCAGAGATATTACTACACCAAGCATTACAGTGAATAATAAAGATGGCAGAGTTAGTCTAAGTATAGCTGGAGATTCTAAAGTGGATTCAATTTATATACAAAGTCCTACATCAATTGACACTTTTGCATTAGATGTTGAGGCACCAGAAATAGTCGTAGAAGGTACTCTATTGGAAAACGAAAAAGTAGATTTTACAGGAAAATTTGGTAGAATTACAGTTTCTACCGAGGCTAAAATTCACTTAAGTGCTGTTACTATTAAAGAACTGGTATTAAATGCGGTTACTGAAGTTTCAGGAGAATATGAGATTGATATTGAAAAGGTGATAGTAAGTAGTGCTGCTGATGGCTCAATATTAGGATCTCGACCAAAAACAGTAGAAGGCAATGCTTCTATTGCAATACTGGAATTAGAAGCTGATAAATACGTAGATAAAGTAATAATACCGAATACTATTCAAAAAGGCGAAAATATTGAGAATATAGTAAAGCAATTAAAACCTAATGAAATTGCAGATAGAAATATTACTGTTGACATTATAATTGATGAACAGCATCGTTATTATAGTCATCTTGAAAATGATAATGGAACGATAAGATTAAAAGATCAAAATATATATGATTCATCTTATGCGGACAATCCAATTCTTCGTTTTACAAAAGGTAATATTACATGGGATAAAGAAATCTTTGTAACAGTCGAGCCACAAACATATACTGCAAGATTTGAAATCAAAGATGTTATGACTCAAAAACCATTACAAGGTGCAGAGGTAACCATAGATAATCAAGTGTATTATACAGATAAGAACGGCATAGTTGAAATGCAGTTAATATCAGGGAGAAAATATGGCTATACAGTAACATTCCCTAATTATTATGCAGAGGGAGGAAGTATTTATAATACTACAGATAAAGAAAAGTTAATTTTTGAATACAGATCACTGTTAGAAAAACCAGAGGATATTGTAACTGTAAATGAATATGTATATTCAGCAGTATATAATTTGCAGGATAATACTGTTATATTTAGGGTTGATCAAGATGAATGTCTTATAAAGAATAATATATTTAAACCATTAGGTGTAAATAATTATCTTGTAATTGTATTTGATGATTATCATTATACTAATGTAGCAGATCTTGCAAATGACATTCTATCCATCCAATATGGTGCAGAGGTAATGTCTGATGTAACTGACTATGTATATGGAATGACAGATAATAAAGTATATGTAGCAGTACAATTAGGCACAGCTGATGAATTTGAAATAGATGGAGGATATACAGTTGAAGTTAAAACTTCTACAGGTTATGGCAACAGATCAATCTATTTAATAACCCAATAA
- a CDS encoding methyl-accepting chemotaxis protein, translating into MKFFRNIRWKNLSIGLKYSVSLLISIFLFMLSAAFVYGLMGNVNKNIEIVEQKTSYVEKILDMSANFNEIDALTYDYITYLSPETVERFKSKIDQFNEGLVLLKEVPELQEYQELLEKISNNVSKINHMFIDEIVPAANRHLKVEYMMKRKEVASLKTVTVNDLQEVKEIITAQKEGSVKEAKSSLKLTILVLIISIAVSSALGFLIMFLISRIVQKRLNRIVSLSNEIAKGNLSVQKINYDSNDEIGLLSRAFDTMIENLRKMIYQISNASKEVNEESEKLTESSEQIQQISEQIAFTMQALADGAEKQASSSGEVAKFISNLNNSITDANEASKHLYTSIDGLSNMSTKGKELIENYIAQMDKINDTFKHSMAKVENLDTKSQEITRLVEIINAIAKQTNLLALNAAIEAARAGEAGRGFAVVSDEIRKLAEQVSDSAVGISHIIQGIQSESKSVVHSLREGYGEVQEGIDQIKVTGEAFTNINNEIAHIVERVKNVAYNLNGIAENSKKIRLSVDEIASISQDSAAGIQETSASIEEQNSFIETVSSNAQKLFKLAEELNSSILEFTL; encoded by the coding sequence ATGAAGTTTTTTAGAAACATTCGATGGAAAAATTTAAGCATTGGCTTAAAATATTCTGTTTCATTATTGATTTCAATTTTCTTATTTATGCTTTCAGCTGCATTTGTGTATGGATTAATGGGGAATGTAAACAAGAATATTGAAATCGTGGAGCAGAAGACATCTTATGTGGAAAAAATACTGGATATGAGTGCAAATTTTAATGAAATAGATGCACTGACATATGACTATATTACGTATCTTTCTCCAGAAACAGTCGAGAGATTTAAAAGCAAAATCGATCAATTTAATGAAGGGTTAGTCTTATTAAAAGAAGTTCCTGAATTACAGGAGTATCAAGAGTTGCTAGAAAAAATCAGTAATAATGTTTCAAAAATCAATCATATGTTTATTGATGAAATCGTTCCTGCTGCCAATAGACATCTTAAAGTAGAATATATGATGAAGAGAAAAGAAGTTGCTTCTTTAAAAACTGTAACCGTGAATGATTTGCAAGAAGTTAAAGAAATTATAACAGCACAAAAAGAAGGATCTGTAAAAGAAGCAAAAAGCAGCTTAAAGCTGACCATTCTTGTTCTCATTATATCTATTGCTGTATCTTCAGCCCTGGGATTTTTGATTATGTTTTTGATATCCCGTATAGTTCAAAAGCGTTTAAATCGAATAGTATCCCTAAGCAATGAGATTGCAAAAGGAAACTTATCCGTTCAAAAAATCAACTATGATAGCAATGATGAAATAGGGCTTTTATCGAGGGCTTTTGATACAATGATTGAAAACTTGAGAAAGATGATTTATCAGATTTCTAATGCTTCTAAAGAAGTCAATGAAGAAAGCGAAAAGCTGACAGAATCATCCGAGCAAATACAACAAATCAGCGAGCAAATTGCATTTACTATGCAGGCATTAGCTGATGGAGCTGAGAAGCAGGCTAGTTCATCAGGAGAAGTGGCCAAATTTATATCAAATTTAAACAACAGTATTACAGATGCCAATGAAGCCAGCAAGCATTTATATACATCCATCGATGGACTTTCCAATATGTCTACCAAAGGAAAAGAGCTTATTGAAAACTACATCGCTCAAATGGACAAGATCAATGATACCTTTAAACATTCTATGGCTAAAGTAGAAAACTTAGATACGAAATCTCAGGAAATCACCCGACTGGTAGAAATCATCAATGCCATTGCAAAGCAGACTAATTTGCTGGCTCTTAACGCAGCCATAGAGGCAGCAAGAGCGGGAGAAGCAGGGCGAGGATTTGCAGTCGTATCAGATGAGATCAGAAAATTGGCAGAACAGGTAAGTGATTCTGCTGTTGGTATAAGCCATATCATCCAGGGAATACAGTCTGAATCAAAATCTGTAGTCCATTCCTTAAGAGAGGGTTATGGAGAAGTACAGGAAGGTATAGACCAAATCAAAGTAACGGGAGAAGCCTTTACAAATATAAATAATGAAATAGCCCATATCGTAGAACGAGTAAAAAATGTAGCCTATAATCTGAATGGAATAGCAGAAAACAGTAAAAAGATCAGATTATCAGTGGATGAAATTGCATCCATATCTCAGGACAGCGCAGCAGGTATACAGGAAACATCCGCTTCTATAGAGGAGCAAAACAGCTTCATAGAGACCGTATCCAGCAATGCGCAAAAGCTATTTAAACTGGCAGAAGAGTTGAATAGCAGTATTTTAGAATTCACATTATAA
- a CDS encoding glycoside hydrolase family 2 TIM barrel-domain containing protein yields the protein MKTFDYEIVKNPEIFKENRMEPHSDHNYYSSLEECLSEEESSFKYSLNGFWKFSYAKNYDSSIKNFFDLNYDCKTWDVIRVPGHIQLEGYDVPQYVNIQYPWDGREEIDPGEIPTEFNPTASYVKYFTLPAHMEGKRVFISFQGVESGMALWLNGVYVGYSEDSFTPSEFELTPYLNTGENKLAVQVFKWTAGSWCEDQDFYRFSGIFRDVYLYTIPDVHIWDLKVQTLLDDAYENAELMLDLVATRSGKIKLSLMDGKNIVIQKETDLSESSHYSFPVASPKLWSAECPYLYDLLIEVKSNDGQTQEVILQKVGFRRFEIKDSVMCLNGKRIVFNGVNRHEFSSLRGRCVTQEEMIKDIITMKQNNINAIRTSHYPNSSKLYELCDLYGLYVIDETNLETHGIWDTVARGTASIEDAIPGDNPKWLNLILDRAYSMYQRDKNHPSILIWSCGNESFGGSNIYKLSQAFRKWDNTRLVHYEGVNWDRRYNDTSDIESQMYTPVEKIKEFLSHNREKPFICCEYVHAMGNSCGAMHKYIELSEEDPLFQGGFIWDYIDQSITKKNRYGQEFQSYGGDFDERPADYNFCGNGIVYGENREVSPKMQEVKYNYQPISIKIDGSKAVITNKNLFVNTNAYDCFVLVERNGKLIQKERIETNIPPLSQEEIKLPVELPSKEGIYAITVSFRLKEDTLWASKGHEIAFGQKAYEVEGKPALCKKPIKVVYGRWNIGVKGEDFDVLFSGISGGLVSYRYGGTEMLKAMPKPNFWRAPIDNDMGNNFSARYGQWKLASMYASNKDENGKVVVSPVLEEKDNHVTITFTYLLPTRPASSCKLSYTVYGDGTIEVHLAYDPVKELGDMPEFGVMFKLDADYDQLEWFGMGPEETYVDRCHGAKLGIYRNEVRDNLAKYLVPQECGNKVGVYYAKVTNKLGKGLLFSGKDLSFSALPYTPHELENAMHPYELPPVHYTVVRVAKQQMGVGGDNSWGAQTHKEYLLDISNQLELKFSFKGI from the coding sequence ATGAAGACATTTGATTATGAGATTGTGAAAAATCCGGAAATTTTTAAGGAAAACCGAATGGAGCCCCATTCAGACCATAACTATTATTCTTCTCTGGAAGAATGCTTAAGTGAAGAAGAAAGTAGTTTTAAATATTCTTTAAATGGATTTTGGAAATTTTCTTATGCTAAAAATTATGATTCTTCTATTAAGAATTTTTTTGATTTAAACTATGATTGCAAAACCTGGGATGTTATAAGGGTACCGGGACATATTCAATTGGAAGGATATGATGTTCCACAGTATGTCAATATTCAATATCCATGGGATGGAAGAGAAGAGATTGATCCGGGAGAAATTCCCACAGAGTTTAATCCAACAGCCAGCTATGTAAAATACTTCACGTTACCAGCCCATATGGAAGGCAAAAGAGTGTTTATATCCTTCCAGGGAGTAGAAAGTGGTATGGCTCTGTGGCTTAACGGGGTTTATGTGGGCTACAGTGAAGACAGTTTTACGCCTTCAGAGTTTGAACTGACCCCTTATCTTAATACAGGGGAAAATAAGTTAGCGGTTCAGGTGTTTAAATGGACCGCAGGAAGCTGGTGTGAGGATCAGGATTTTTATAGATTTTCAGGAATCTTCCGTGATGTATATCTCTACACTATACCGGATGTGCATATCTGGGATTTAAAGGTTCAGACCTTATTGGATGATGCATATGAAAATGCAGAATTGATGCTGGATTTGGTTGCAACACGCAGCGGAAAAATTAAATTATCTTTAATGGATGGAAAAAATATTGTGATTCAAAAAGAAACGGACTTATCCGAATCCTCCCATTATAGTTTTCCTGTAGCTTCTCCAAAACTTTGGAGTGCAGAATGTCCTTATTTATATGACTTACTCATTGAAGTGAAAAGTAATGACGGGCAGACTCAGGAAGTGATTTTGCAGAAAGTAGGATTTAGAAGGTTCGAGATCAAAGATTCTGTCATGTGTCTTAATGGAAAGCGTATTGTATTTAATGGAGTAAACAGACATGAATTCAGTTCTTTAAGAGGACGATGCGTGACCCAAGAAGAAATGATCAAAGATATTATTACGATGAAGCAAAATAATATCAATGCTATTCGTACCAGCCACTATCCCAACTCTTCCAAGCTCTATGAACTCTGCGATTTATACGGATTATATGTAATCGATGAGACAAATCTTGAAACTCACGGTATCTGGGATACTGTAGCCCGGGGTACAGCAAGCATAGAAGACGCCATTCCAGGAGACAATCCAAAGTGGCTGAATCTTATTTTAGACAGGGCATATTCCATGTACCAAAGGGATAAAAATCATCCATCAATCCTCATTTGGTCCTGTGGAAATGAATCTTTTGGAGGAAGCAATATTTATAAGCTGTCTCAGGCATTTCGTAAATGGGATAATACCCGTCTGGTTCATTACGAAGGAGTGAATTGGGACCGCAGGTATAACGATACCAGCGATATAGAAAGTCAGATGTATACGCCTGTAGAAAAAATTAAGGAATTTTTATCCCATAACAGAGAAAAACCTTTTATTTGCTGTGAATATGTTCATGCCATGGGCAATTCCTGTGGGGCTATGCATAAATATATTGAACTAAGTGAGGAAGACCCTTTGTTCCAGGGAGGATTCATTTGGGATTATATTGACCAGTCCATTACCAAAAAGAATAGGTATGGGCAGGAATTCCAGTCCTATGGCGGAGATTTTGATGAACGTCCTGCAGATTATAATTTCTGTGGCAATGGCATTGTGTATGGTGAAAACAGAGAAGTTTCTCCAAAAATGCAGGAAGTAAAGTATAATTATCAGCCAATCAGTATTAAAATAGACGGCAGCAAGGCGGTTATAACCAACAAAAACCTGTTTGTAAATACCAATGCGTATGATTGCTTTGTCTTGGTAGAAAGAAACGGAAAACTTATACAAAAAGAAAGAATAGAAACCAATATTCCACCTCTTTCTCAGGAAGAAATAAAGCTGCCAGTTGAACTTCCGTCAAAAGAAGGTATATATGCGATTACCGTTTCATTCCGATTAAAAGAAGATACCCTTTGGGCGAGTAAAGGGCATGAAATTGCTTTTGGACAAAAGGCGTATGAAGTGGAAGGAAAGCCTGCCCTTTGCAAAAAGCCTATAAAAGTGGTTTATGGCAGATGGAATATAGGAGTAAAAGGAGAAGACTTTGATGTACTATTCTCCGGTATAAGCGGTGGATTGGTGTCTTACAGGTATGGCGGAACAGAAATGCTCAAAGCAATGCCTAAACCTAATTTCTGGAGAGCACCCATTGATAATGATATGGGAAATAATTTCTCTGCCCGATATGGACAATGGAAATTGGCCAGCATGTATGCTTCCAATAAGGATGAAAATGGGAAAGTGGTTGTGTCTCCTGTATTGGAAGAAAAGGATAACCATGTTACAATCACCTTCACCTATCTTTTACCTACTCGCCCGGCATCCAGCTGTAAGCTCTCTTATACAGTATATGGCGATGGAACAATAGAAGTCCATTTGGCTTATGATCCTGTTAAGGAACTAGGAGATATGCCGGAATTTGGAGTAATGTTTAAACTGGATGCGGATTATGACCAGCTTGAATGGTTTGGCATGGGACCAGAAGAAACTTATGTTGACAGATGCCATGGGGCTAAATTAGGAATTTACCGCAATGAAGTCAGGGATAATCTTGCAAAATACTTAGTACCTCAGGAATGTGGCAATAAGGTTGGGGTTTATTACGCCAAGGTAACGAATAAGCTGGGAAAAGGACTACTATTTAGCGGAAAAGATTTAAGTTTTTCAGCCCTGCCATATACACCTCATGAATTGGAAAATGCAATGCATCCGTATGAGTTACCGCCTGTTCATTATACTGTAGTCAGAGTCGCAAAACAGCAAATGGGTGTAGGGGGAGACAATTCATGGGGCGCACAAACTCATAAAGAATATCTCCTTGATATTAGCAATCAATTGGAATTGAAATTTAGTTTTAAAGGAATATAG
- a CDS encoding carbohydrate ABC transporter permease, whose amino-acid sequence MFCAATNMSVDVIRGKLIPGTALLYNFKNLLTAQNVSGAMINSFKYSVTLTLISLCICSLAGYGFEIFHDKAKDTVMSILLLAMMVPFAATMIPLFQMFSKAGLLNSTIGFILPTISTPFLIMLFRQSARSFPHDIIEAARIDGLNELQIFYRMFIPTMRSTYAAAMTITFMNAWNNYLWPKVIMTNDQSITMPMLVANLTEGYVTDYGMLMLGVLLCTIPTIIIFFILQKSFAEGITGAVK is encoded by the coding sequence ATGTTTTGTGCAGCTACCAATATGAGTGTGGATGTTATAAGAGGAAAACTGATTCCCGGTACGGCATTGTTATATAATTTCAAGAATCTTTTGACAGCTCAAAATGTTTCCGGGGCGATGATTAATTCATTTAAGTATTCAGTTACCCTCACACTAATTTCTTTATGTATTTGTTCTTTGGCAGGCTATGGATTTGAAATTTTCCATGACAAAGCAAAAGATACTGTGATGTCCATACTTCTGCTTGCTATGATGGTGCCTTTTGCAGCAACGATGATTCCATTGTTCCAGATGTTTTCAAAGGCAGGTCTTCTCAATTCCACTATTGGATTTATTTTACCTACGATTTCAACGCCATTTTTGATCATGCTGTTTAGACAAAGTGCCAGGTCTTTCCCCCATGACATTATTGAAGCGGCAAGGATAGATGGGCTAAATGAGCTCCAAATTTTTTATCGTATGTTTATTCCAACGATGCGCTCAACCTATGCGGCAGCTATGACTATCACTTTCATGAATGCATGGAACAATTATTTATGGCCAAAGGTTATTATGACAAATGATCAAAGTATTACAATGCCCATGTTGGTTGCCAATCTTACAGAGGGTTATGTAACGGATTATGGTATGTTGATGTTGGGCGTACTGTTATGTACGATTCCGACGATCATTATTTTCTTCATTTTACAAAAGAGTTTCGCAGAAGGTATTACCGGGGCAGTTAAATAA